The following coding sequences are from one Pseudonocardia sp. HH130630-07 window:
- a CDS encoding HARBI1 family protein, with translation MSDPVTYTAVLPIGEHTVAYLARLLAAQRCRRGTRPRRRALTPFAQAVLVIRWFCDATRVRHLARDNAISTATTYRYLHEGIDVLASAAPGLHGALLAARLAGHTHVHLDGTLIATDRCRALGPTAGVDLWWSGKHHRHGGNVQVVSAPDGWPLWTSPGRPGREHDVTCARAHPGLLEDLDHWIDDDHAALGDLGYEGEAHRLTVPIKPIPAGGRTVDQRTVNSLHSATRALAERANALLKTTFATLQRVTLCPWRTGAITAAALVLLHTEYDRTT, from the coding sequence ATGTCCGATCCTGTCACCTACACCGCTGTCCTCCCGATCGGGGAGCACACCGTGGCCTACCTGGCTCGGCTTCTGGCCGCTCAACGCTGTCGCCGCGGTACCCGCCCCCGGCGGCGGGCGTTGACCCCGTTCGCCCAGGCAGTGCTGGTGATTCGCTGGTTCTGCGACGCCACCCGGGTCCGGCACCTGGCCCGCGACAACGCGATCAGTACCGCGACCACCTATCGCTACCTGCACGAAGGCATCGACGTCCTCGCCAGCGCCGCACCCGGGCTGCACGGTGCCCTGCTCGCCGCCCGCCTCGCCGGACACACCCACGTTCACCTGGACGGCACCCTGATCGCCACCGACCGCTGCCGCGCGCTCGGCCCCACCGCGGGGGTCGACCTGTGGTGGTCGGGTAAACACCACCGCCACGGCGGGAACGTCCAGGTCGTGTCCGCCCCGGATGGATGGCCGCTATGGACATCCCCGGGAAGACCCGGGCGCGAACACGACGTGACCTGTGCCCGAGCCCACCCCGGTCTGCTCGAAGACCTCGATCACTGGATCGATGATGACCACGCCGCGCTGGGCGATCTCGGCTACGAAGGTGAGGCCCACCGACTCACCGTGCCGATCAAACCCATCCCCGCCGGCGGCCGAACAGTCGATCAGCGCACCGTCAACAGCCTGCACTCAGCCACCCGAGCACTCGCCGAACGAGCAAACGCCCTGCTCAAGACCACCTTCGCAACGCTACAGCGAGTCACCCTCTGTCCCTGGCGCACCGGCGCGATCACCGCCGCCGCGCTCGTGTTACTCCACACCGAATACGACCGCACAACATGA
- a CDS encoding HARBI1 family protein, giving the protein MLSRLLAEERLRRGTRRGRRALDCDRHAVLVLRWFLDATRVAQLAADNQLSLSSTYRYLHEGIDVLAAAAPGLPGALLAARTAGHTHVHLDGTVIHTDRSRTPGPTPGVDLWWSGKHHVHGGNVQVLTAPDGWPLWTSPVRPGREHDTTCARGHPGLLDAIEDWTDDTHVVLADLGYDGENTRLTCPFKTPTGGGLSVDKRTVNTLHSAVRAVAERGNSLLKTTFKALRRVSFCPWRIGAITAAALVLLHVEHDRTT; this is encoded by the coding sequence ATGTTGTCGCGACTGTTGGCCGAGGAACGCCTCCGGCGCGGGACCCGGCGCGGGCGCCGCGCGCTGGACTGTGACCGCCACGCGGTGCTGGTGCTGCGCTGGTTCCTCGACGCCACCCGGGTCGCCCAGCTCGCCGCCGACAACCAGCTGAGCCTGTCGAGTACCTACCGCTACCTGCACGAAGGCATCGACGTTCTGGCCGCCGCCGCGCCTGGACTGCCCGGCGCGCTGCTCGCGGCCCGCACCGCCGGGCACACCCACGTTCACCTCGACGGCACCGTGATCCACACTGACCGCTCCCGCACTCCCGGACCGACCCCGGGAGTGGATCTGTGGTGGTCGGGCAAGCACCACGTCCACGGCGGGAACGTTCAGGTCCTCACCGCGCCTGACGGGTGGCCGTTGTGGACATCCCCGGTGCGCCCGGGCCGCGAGCACGACACCACCTGCGCCCGCGGCCACCCCGGCCTGCTCGACGCGATCGAGGACTGGACCGACGACACCCACGTCGTGCTCGCCGACCTCGGCTACGACGGTGAGAACACCCGCCTGACCTGCCCGTTCAAGACCCCCACCGGCGGTGGGCTGTCGGTGGACAAGCGCACCGTCAACACGCTGCACTCCGCCGTCAGGGCTGTGGCCGAACGCGGGAACTCCCTGCTCAAGACCACCTTCAAGGCGCTGCGTCGGGTCAGCTTCTGCCCCTGGCGGATCGGCGCGATCACCGCCGCCGCGCTCGTTCTCCTCCACGTCGAGCACGACCGAACCACATGA